Below is a genomic region from Methanobacterium sp..
GATCCCCAATACGGTTGTAAACCGGAAGAACGGCCCCTTGAGGAGCACCTGTCCCGGGGGATTATCAACCTGGATAAGCCCTCAGGTCCCACATCCCATGAAATTGATGCATGGGTTAAAAGGATTCTCTTTTGTGAGAAAACAGGTCACGGCGGAACCCTGGATCCCAGGGTCACCGGTGTGCTGCCCATTGGAATTGACACGGCAACCAGAGCCATACAACTACTCCTGGAAGCACCCAAAGAATACGTATGCCTGATGCGCCTGCACGAAGATGTGGGTGAGCCACGTATTCGAGGTATCCTGGAGGAGTTCACTGGTAAAATATTCCAAACCCCACCCCTGCGTTCAGCAGTCAAAAGAGAACTCCGGGTACGGACTATCTACTATATTAACATCCTGGAAATAGATGGTCAGGATGCACTGTTTAGGATCGGCTGCGAGGCCGGTACCTACATCCGTAAGTACTGTCACGATATTGGCGAAGCATTAGGATGCGGAGCCCACATGGCAGAACTCCGCCGAACACGGGTGGCAGACTTTACAGAGGATGAAACCCTTAAAACCCTGCAGGACGTCAATGATGCCTACCATTATTGGAAAGAAGATGATGATGAGGCACCACTCCGGGAGTGTGTGCTCCCTATGGAAAGGGCGGCCAGCCACCTTAAAAAAGTGGTGGTAAGGGATTCGGCAGTAGACGCACTGTGTCACGGTGCGGATCTGGCAGCAGGTGGAATCTTAGAGTTGAGTGAAGGTATTAAGAGGAAGGAAACCCTGGCAGTTTTAACCCTTAAGGGTGAACTGGTAGCTGCTGGTGAGGCAATGGCCACAACCACTGAAATTGACCAGGCAGATAAGGGCATCATGGTGAATATAAAAAAGGTTTTTATGGAACCTGGAACATACCCAATGATGTGGAAGTAAAAAAAAATATAATCTACTCTTTCCCGGACTCCCACCCCAACCCCAAATAAATATTAATGGGTTTTTAATATACACAACAAACCAGTAGAATATCTGTTCTCAC
It encodes:
- a CDS encoding RNA-guided pseudouridylation complex pseudouridine synthase subunit Cbf5, encoding MAELLQKAYGETDPQYGCKPEERPLEEHLSRGIINLDKPSGPTSHEIDAWVKRILFCEKTGHGGTLDPRVTGVLPIGIDTATRAIQLLLEAPKEYVCLMRLHEDVGEPRIRGILEEFTGKIFQTPPLRSAVKRELRVRTIYYINILEIDGQDALFRIGCEAGTYIRKYCHDIGEALGCGAHMAELRRTRVADFTEDETLKTLQDVNDAYHYWKEDDDEAPLRECVLPMERAASHLKKVVVRDSAVDALCHGADLAAGGILELSEGIKRKETLAVLTLKGELVAAGEAMATTTEIDQADKGIMVNIKKVFMEPGTYPMMWK